The Streptomyces cyanogenus DNA segment GACGCACAAGCGCGAGGTGCTGGCCGCCGTCCACCGGGTGCTCGGCATCCACCTCGGCACACCTCCGCAGCGGTTCCTGTGGCAGTGGGAGGACAAGAACAAGGAGTTCCACCGCGACGGCTGGCTCACCCCGGCCGAGTTCGCCGCAGCGTATGTGCAGCTCCCCCTGGAGGAGTACGTCTGCCTGGTGCACGACCCGCGCGAGTCCAGCCCGTTCGGCCGTACGTTCACCGTCGAGTACCTGGGCAATGTCGTGGACGCCCCGCCGGTGGTCTATCTCAACGCGCCGATCGAGCTGCTGAAGCGGCTGGCCATGGAGACGATCGTCGGCGGCGAGCCGGTGTGGTTCGGCTGCGACGTGGAGAAGATGATGCGCGCGGACGCCGGCGTCTGGGACGCCGCCCTGTTCGACTACGCGGCCGTCTACGACACCCCCTTCACCCTGGACAAGGCCGACCGGCTGCTGCACCACGACACGCAGATGACCCACGCGATGCTGTTCACCGGCGTCGACGTGGTGGACGGCGAGCCGCGCCGCTGGCGGGTGGAGAACAGCTGGGGCGAGGAGAAGGCCGACAAGGGCTTCTGGACCATGAACGACTCGTGGTTCGGCGAGCACGTCTTCGAGACGGCGGTCCGGCGCTCCGCGCTGCCGCCGGAACTGGCCGCCGCCCTCGACCAGCCGCCGATCGTGCTGCCCGCCTGGGACCCCATGGGCGCCCTGGCGGACCGGGCGTTCCCCGGGTGACCGGCGGGACGGGCCGCCGCCGGCACCCGCACTCGCCCTCGATCGCCGGCGTGCTCCGCCTCCGGTGGGACCGCCGCAGGCCCCCCGCCGGCCGTGCCCGCGCCGGGAAGGGCCGGCCCTCAGCCCTGTCGGCCGGTCCCTTCTGAAACCGCCTGCCGCCGGAGCGCACTCCGTCCGGCACACTCACTCCCATGGAGACTGCCGAGTTCCTTGAGATCCTGGACCGCGAGGGTCGGTTGCTGGCGGCGGCCGCGACTGCGGCGGGCACCGACGCCAAGGTGCCGACATGCCCGGAGTGGCAGGTGCGGGACCTGGTGCGGCACACCGGATCGGTGCACCGGTGGGCCGCCGCCCTCGTCGCCGAGGGGCACACCGCACCCCGCCCCCTGGGCGACCCGCCGGAGCTGGACGGTGCCGAGCTGGTGGACTGGTACCGGGACAGCCACCGGCTGCTGGTGGACACCCTGGCCGCCGCCCCCGCCGACGTGCGGTGCTGGACCTTCCATCCCGCGCCCAACCCCTCGCCGCTGGCCTTCTGGACCCGGCGGCAGGCGCACGAGACGACCGTGCACCGCTACGACGCCGAGGCGGCGCGCGGCGGTACGCCGTCCCCGATCGCCCCGGACTTCGCGGTGGACGGCATCGACGAACTGCTGCGCGGCTTCCACGCACGTTCCCGGAGCCGGCTGCGCAGCGAGGAGCCGCGCGTGCTCGGGGTGCGCGCGGTGGACGCGGGGGCGGACGCGGTGTGGACCGTACGGCTCACGGCCGAACCGCCGGTGACCGTGCGGGCGGCGCAGGAACCGGTCGAGGCCGAACTGTCGGGTCCCGCCGATCAGTTGTACCTGGCGCTGTGGAACCGTGCGGCGGTGCCGCAGGTGACGGGCGACACCTCGCTCGCGGCCCTGTGGCGGGAGCGCTCCGGGATCTGAGGCCCGGTCAGCCGGCGTCGGACAGTATCCGGGCCAGCACCGCGCGCTGCACGGGCCGCACCTCGCCGTGCAGCGCGCGCCCCTTCGCCGTGAGTGCGACGCGCACCCCGCGCCGGTCCTCGGGACACATGGCCCGCTCGACCAGGCCGTCCTTCTCCAGACGGCCGATGAGCCGGGACAGCGCGCTCTGACTGAGGTGGACCCGGTCGGAGATCTCCTGGACCCGGTAGGCGGAGCCGCCGTCCGCCGCGGTGCCTTCGGCCAGCAGGTCGAGGACCTCGAAGTCGCTCGCGCACAGGCCGTGCCCGTGCAGCGCCCGGTCAAGTTCGCACTGGGTGCGGGCGTGCAGGGCCAGGATGCCCCGCCACTCCTCCACGAGCGCCTGCTCGGCCTTCTTCGCCGCCATGACCGCACCGTAGCAGAGGAACGACTTCATTGCATCGTAATTAAATGCGTTTGCATCTCATGCACATGCATGTAGTCTCGCCGGTATGACCTCTCCGCTCACCACTTCCGCGGCTCCGTCCCCGGCGGTCCGCTGGACTCCTCGGCTGTGGGGCACCCTCCTGGTGCTGTGCGCCGCGATGTTCCTGGACGCGCTGGACGTGTCGATGGTCGGCGTCGCCCTGCCCTCCATCGGCGCCGATCTCGGCCTGTCCACGTCGACCCTGCAATGGGTCGTCAGCGGCTACATCCTGGGCTACGGCGGCCTGCTCCTCCTCGGCGGCCGGACCGCCGACCTCCTGGGCCGGCGCCAGGTGTTCCTGGTCGCGCTCGGCGTCTTCGCGCTGGCCTCGCTGCTCGGCGGGCTCGTGGACTCCGGCCCGCTGCTGATCGCCAGCCGCTTCGTCAAGGGCCTGAGCGCGGCCTTCACCGCACCGGCGGGCCTGTCGATCATCACCACGACGTTCCCGGAGGGCCCGCTGCGCAACCGGGCCCTGTCGATCTACACCACCTGCGGCGCCACCGGCTACTCCATGGGCCTCGTCTTCTCCGGCCTGCTCACCGAGGCCAGCTGGCGGTTCACCATGCTGCTGCCGGCGCCGGTCGCCCTGCTCGCCCTGCTCGTGGGCATGAAGCTGCTGCCGCGCGGCGAGCGCGAACGCGGCCACGGCGGCTACGACGTACCGGGCGCCGTCCTCGGCACCGCCTCGATGCTGCTGCTGGTCTTCACCGTCGTCCAGGCGCCCGAGGCGGGCTGGGCCTCCGCCCGCACGATCCTGTCCTTCGTCGCCGTCGCGGTCATGCTGGTGGTCTTCGTCCTGGTCGAGCAGCGCAGCCCCAGCCCGCTGATCCGGCTCGGAGTGCTGCGCTCGGGGCCCCAGGTCCGGGCCCAGCTGGGCGCGTTGACGTTCGTCGGCAGCTACATGGGCTTCCAGTTCCTCGTCACCCTCTGCATGCAGCAGGTGCTCGGCTGGTCGGCCCTGCACACCGCGCTGGCGTTCCTGCCAGCGGGCGCGCTGGTGGCGCTCTCCGCGACCAAGGTCGGAGCGGTCATCGACCGGTTCGGCACCACACGGCTGATCGTGCTGGGCTTCGTCCTGATGGCGCTCGGATACACGCTGTTCCTGCGCATCGACCTGCACCCGGTCTACGCGGCCGTGATCCTGCCGACCATGCTGCTGGTCGGCTCAGGCTTCGCCCTGACCTTCCCCTCCCTCAACGTCCAGGCCACCAACGGCGTGGACGAGCACGAGCAGGGCATGGTCTCCGGTCTGCTGAACACCTCCGTGCAGGTGGGCGGCGCGATCTTCCTGGCCGTCGTGACGGCGGTGGTGACCGCGCACGCCCCCGAACACCCCACTGCGCAGGCCGTCCTGGACAGCTACCGGCCCGGCCTCGTCGTGGTCACGGTCATCGCCCTCGCGGGACTGCTGCTGTCGCTCACCGGACTGCGCCGGCCCCGTCCGGGACACTCCGTCGTGGTCGCCACGTCCACCGTGAAGGAGGCGGAGACGGACCGCGTACCGGTCCGCGACTAGGGGGACCGCCTCCCCGCGTGCGCCCGGCCGGAGTTGCTTGCTCCGCCGGGCGCACGTCTGTGAAACTGACGGAATGGACGCACACGGGGCCCGCCGTACCGATGCGGAGCGGGACGCGGCGACGGTCGAGATCGGGTACGCGCTGGTCAGCGCCGCGTTCGCGGCGGCGGTGCTGTTCGGAGCGGTGGCCGGCCCCACGTTCCTCTTCGACCTGCCCGGCCCGGTGTCCACGGTCCTGCTGCGGCTCGGCATGACGGTCGCGCCGGTCGTGTTCATGGCCCGGGTGGTCAGCGTGCTCGTGCGTTTCCGGCAGTCGGCTCAGCCCAGCCAGCCCGGTCGCACCAACCCCGACTCGTAGGCCAGGACGACGAGCTGGGCGCGATCGCGGGCGCCCAGCTTCACCATCGTGCGGCTCACGTGCGTCTTGGCGGTGAGCGGGCTGACCACCAGCCGGCGGGCGATCTCCTCGTTGG contains these protein-coding regions:
- a CDS encoding aminopeptidase C, whose protein sequence is MTFGNDDSREAMDRSLTPDRLELFEKEFAARPANRLMQNAVTQTPVDDVALDRRVLTGIDHSVSHHLDDWKATNQRQSGRCWMFAGLNLLRVGAARKLGVKDFEFSQNYLLWWDKFERANHFLEAVIETSGRDVDDRTVAHLLADPIGDGGQWNMFVALVAKHGLVPKSAMPETESSSSTRAMNRALKTLLRQGARDLRGLAAEGVGAQRTHKREVLAAVHRVLGIHLGTPPQRFLWQWEDKNKEFHRDGWLTPAEFAAAYVQLPLEEYVCLVHDPRESSPFGRTFTVEYLGNVVDAPPVVYLNAPIELLKRLAMETIVGGEPVWFGCDVEKMMRADAGVWDAALFDYAAVYDTPFTLDKADRLLHHDTQMTHAMLFTGVDVVDGEPRRWRVENSWGEEKADKGFWTMNDSWFGEHVFETAVRRSALPPELAAALDQPPIVLPAWDPMGALADRAFPG
- a CDS encoding maleylpyruvate isomerase family mycothiol-dependent enzyme yields the protein METAEFLEILDREGRLLAAAATAAGTDAKVPTCPEWQVRDLVRHTGSVHRWAAALVAEGHTAPRPLGDPPELDGAELVDWYRDSHRLLVDTLAAAPADVRCWTFHPAPNPSPLAFWTRRQAHETTVHRYDAEAARGGTPSPIAPDFAVDGIDELLRGFHARSRSRLRSEEPRVLGVRAVDAGADAVWTVRLTAEPPVTVRAAQEPVEAELSGPADQLYLALWNRAAVPQVTGDTSLAALWRERSGI
- a CDS encoding MarR family winged helix-turn-helix transcriptional regulator — its product is MAAKKAEQALVEEWRGILALHARTQCELDRALHGHGLCASDFEVLDLLAEGTAADGGSAYRVQEISDRVHLSQSALSRLIGRLEKDGLVERAMCPEDRRGVRVALTAKGRALHGEVRPVQRAVLARILSDAG
- a CDS encoding MFS transporter, which encodes MTSPLTTSAAPSPAVRWTPRLWGTLLVLCAAMFLDALDVSMVGVALPSIGADLGLSTSTLQWVVSGYILGYGGLLLLGGRTADLLGRRQVFLVALGVFALASLLGGLVDSGPLLIASRFVKGLSAAFTAPAGLSIITTTFPEGPLRNRALSIYTTCGATGYSMGLVFSGLLTEASWRFTMLLPAPVALLALLVGMKLLPRGERERGHGGYDVPGAVLGTASMLLLVFTVVQAPEAGWASARTILSFVAVAVMLVVFVLVEQRSPSPLIRLGVLRSGPQVRAQLGALTFVGSYMGFQFLVTLCMQQVLGWSALHTALAFLPAGALVALSATKVGAVIDRFGTTRLIVLGFVLMALGYTLFLRIDLHPVYAAVILPTMLLVGSGFALTFPSLNVQATNGVDEHEQGMVSGLLNTSVQVGGAIFLAVVTAVVTAHAPEHPTAQAVLDSYRPGLVVVTVIALAGLLLSLTGLRRPRPGHSVVVATSTVKEAETDRVPVRD
- a CDS encoding DUF6332 family protein; the encoded protein is MDAHGARRTDAERDAATVEIGYALVSAAFAAAVLFGAVAGPTFLFDLPGPVSTVLLRLGMTVAPVVFMARVVSVLVRFRQSAQPSQPGRTNPDS